CTTAAAATGAAATGTACAACCGATATAAGCTAATCTGCCAAGCAGTCCAACATCAAAAGACACATCGCCAACTGCTGCCTTATATACATCCCTGTTGTCAATAATGGATGGACTACCAAGACTTACAATTTAATTATCACTACAGTATTAAACACTGCCTTACTGTCATAATGAAAAATAAGATCGTTAATCTGTTCAATGAATACATGACTTATAATATTGGCACATATTCATGCACTGCACAGTAAAGCCAGAAGATGATGGGCTCCCTCAGCTGTGTCTGGTTCCTCTCAAAGACTTTTTCCCTATTCACAGTTAACTTTGGCTTTCTCACTGGTGGCTTGATGACATTAAAGACATCAAGGCatgttttctataaagctgctttaaaattatgtgtattgtgaaaagtgctttacaaataaaaGTGACTTGACTATAACAATCTTTATATCTTGGCACAAATTATAAAACTACTGACAAagagatttattataaaataattgatcTGTAATCTATTATAAAATCATTTCCTTGCTCATGTAATCTCACTGTAGAGATACACATtgactgacctgtatctgcatgattttatgcactgcactgctgccacacgattggctgattagataatcgcattgatgattgttggtgccagacgggctggtttgagtatttctgtgatttccacacacaacagtctctagaatttactccaaatggtgccataaacacaaaacacatccagtgaggggcagttctgtggatgaaacacTTGTtcatgagagagatcaacagagaatggtcagactggtttgaactgataaagtctacagtaactcagataaccgctctgtacaagaAGAATaccatctctgaatgctgttctgacatGCGGGTTGGTGCGAGGGGGACCTccgcaatattaggcaggtgcttttaatcttgtggctgatcagtgtacataACAAATGCTGAATAGGCCTCTGCTCTTCCCTCTGTACCTCCAAATTTTAGATAGAAACCTTTTCTACAGGCCCATAGATTGTCTCTCTGAACAAGAGTTTTCCCAATCAATCAACTCATTAGACTGAACAGAATATATGAAGATAGTAAGAATTATTAGATGGGTAAACAACACATGATATCAAAATtcagatgggggggggggtataTGGAGGAATGAGCAGCAAATACAGCAAAGATGGTGCAGGTCAAAAGCCGGTTGTTAGAGTTCCCCCTCCCCAAAAATCACAGTTTAACCCTGCTTAAGAGGACTAAGAAAATTAGGGATATAGTGGTGCACCCTAACAGGTAAAAGAAAAATTCTAATATACACAAAATTAATTGTAAAGTAATGACAAATGactaaggctgtaacataagGTTTGGGGATAATAGTATTAGCAAaggccattgttttttttttaaaccactaaTTCTGACCCCTTAAGGTGGTTTGCCAGTGTTTGGTTATGGCCCTGTCCATTGTGGACGGCGGTAGGAAAATCGAATTTCAGCAGTAAGCTTTTCAAATGTAatgacatttctttaaaaaaatgattcAGCTTCAGAGAGAATAAATGAGGCCAGAAAAGAAGAAGACACATGTTTAAAGGTACTAAAGAAAGACAACATTATAGAGTTTGTTGTTTTAATATAAAGATTCCCACCTGCTCTGAACCAGCTTGATCAAGCGCATCAATATTCACTGCTGCTCCTAAACTGGATCCCTCACTATTCCGGTTCAGCAGAACCAGACTGAGAACCAGAGACCCGAGAGCCGATCTCAGATTCAGCCACATCACTGTGGAGTGATCAACAAGAGAACACACATCAATTCATTGATAAAAGAGCTCACATTATGACTTAAATGAAATCTACAGTAGATGCAATAAGTAAATGAAAACTACAGTATTTTAGTCCAATGTGATTCCTTATCAAGTGCTCTGGGTATAATAAACGTTTAATtatcatgggaaaataaagttAAACACACACTGTAAAATCTAATAGCTGTCCTTACTTACAAAAAATTTGTTATCTTTACTTGGTTGCACTTCTTACTGCTTTTATGAAGTAACGGTTACTTGCATGGTGAATAAAACTATTTACTTATAGTTTTGAGGGACCGTAACTTAAAACAAATAAGTAACAGCAAAGGGAGCAATGACGTTTTTTCGCCAGTGGGAGGCAGCAATGCACTAAATTGAGCAAAGTCTGCCGAAAAGACAGAGGAGAAGAAGCAGCGGCTTGGTTCTGAGCATTGGCAAGCCAATGTGCAGTTAACGTCAACATGCCGAGGTGGATTGGCACCGACTGAAACTGAGGGAAGCGTTTTGagccttttatttttcatttcgtCGTTGAAGAATACACGGTAAGTTATCAAGCAAGTATATGTGCGAATTTGTGTTTCTGACTGTTGCTAATgcaggcatcccaacctgcaaaaagtcatttcactaatgcaggcatcccaacctgcaaaaagtcatttcacTAATGCAGGCATCCCAACACAGTCTAACCGCTCTTGATTCCGgaagattttaactaatttgcgggcatcagggagccgctatcaatacgcgggagactaccggaacttccgggagacttgggatgtctgctaATGTTAGAATGTGCCAGCTAACGTTTGCTTACAGGTATTGTGGCAGAAGctaaacttgttcaggcatgttTTAGCAGTAAAGATTGGCTTTGACCACCATCATGGATGACCAGAAAACTTGTTTTTAAGTATTCCAAATAATTGTTCTGCTGTAGCCAGATAGTGTTGTGCTTTCCCCCAGTCGACACAGATAATGCATTTTGATCACTGTGCTGGcacaacaattttattttaacacacCCAATTATTAGGAAATGCTGCTGTTGTAGTGTAGAACAGCGGTCCCCTGCCACCGGGCCTCGGCACATTCGCTACCGGGCcgaacatgataaaaaaaaatttaatcggtaaaaataaaaaagcctgaatatgaaaataatattgttattattgtggTATTCGTGCTGTAATTAGGCTACATATTGAACGTGGCGcagtctgtcacacacacacacacacaaacaacagttTAGGCCACAgattttgaatttttgaaacgTGCGCGCTGTGAGTTCATCATGGCCTGCGTAAACTGAGTTGCCTGCTAACTTTGTAATAGCTTGCTGAtatgagtaaaaaaaacaaatgtcgcTGGAGCGCTTCTTCGGAAGGGGTAAGAGAGTTAAATGTTACCTGAATTTAACCGCGTACTCAATGGCGTTATTGAAGTTAACAATCACATCAAAGCACAAGCCCTGAAATCGCGTCTGTTTGAGCTAaagattaatcaaaataaaaggtTCTTGAACTTGTTTATTTTGAGCCTTACTTTATGCCACCACCTCTGTCCTGTCAGTCTGCCTGTTGATTAAATAAGTTCAACTTTTGCAGAGTTCAACAGGATAGCAACCACAAACCTGGAGAATGACTTTAATGATGCATTGGGCCAGCACACACACCACGCTTTGTCACAATCTTCAAGTCCAAGAAGGGAAATGTTGGAGAAACATTGGCTGAGCTTGTGCAACAAAAAGATTCACGGGTGAGTCTTCAAGAGACTTTATTATGGTGAGTTGACTAAAAATagtgttttactttgttttttgcAACAACACTGTTTAAGGAGACGAATTAGATTGAACTGTCACTGTCACAACTATTGTATATACAAACAAGTGTAATATAACTTGAATACTATATAATCTTGAACTTTATTCGTTATCACTTCTAGAAAAATGTGGCAGCACTGCGCATGCTTGTGCTCCGAGGCCTCCCTGTCCTACTTGGTGATGACCCAAGTAAATTCTACAACACTTGCTTAGTAAGTTCTTTTTGTGACTTCTTATAGGTAACATTTTGGTTTGGATTTCATCAACTCTCTCTTGCTCTCACTCTACTGTTACTATGGAATAAAGTAAACATGCCCCCCGAAAAATCGTAGAAACTTTTAGATGTATATGGAGATGGTGAACGGTGTTTCGGTTTCCTCGTTTCACATGAACTAGGGCTAATAACATCACCCATACCATGGAGCTGTCATAAATTTTCACTGCTGAGCTTAAAAGTCTGCTTGACATGCTGCATTTGCATTGCACAAGAGGTAGAACATGATCTTGGGACAGCAACATGaggaatatttattttgttttgcactcaaaatctttaaaatgaaatgttttattcctactaatgttaataaacattcTAAATACAGGTGCAAGTGGATTGAAAAAGTTCATGAAAAAAGTAAGTTCATTGTAGGCAGGCAGGCAGATGACACTGTGACAAATTGATCTTGCGTATTAACATCTTCCTGATATAGTGTTTGTTTTATACAGACAGTGACAAGGCATCACAAAGTTTCTGTTGGGGTGCTGACTGTCATCTCTGAAGATGAGCCTGGCATGCCAAATAATCTCCACCTGGACAATATTGGCTGGGCATCTTTTGTAGACTCTCATTTACACATTTGCAGTAGCCAGTATGTACCATGAGCATCGTTTTAAACCAGCACAATACACTTTTGAACTGGTGCAATGTGTAAAGACCTCTAAATAGAAAACTGTTGAAATTGTGTCACCATCATGATTTAATATGTGTTAGTGTAAATCTGATAATTTTAGGAGAATGAAACCCGTTTTGTGTAATGGAGGTTTTCAGCACTTAAGTTACTTCTTAAAGGCAatcggtttgcatgctttttcctAAGAAAAGTTAATTAGAATTTACAGTGCATAATACATTGACAAATTGATGATCTTCAataatatcatttattttaaagcttGGTTTAGCACTGATTGTTTCAGAGGTTGCAACATTGACTCATTTACCACTTCAAATATGTGTGATTGtcaatgaataataaaaacaacataccCAACTTTGAAAATGGTCTCCTGTCTTCAGAAAGAGATCTTTGTTGGAATTCTATTCCTTTGCCGGTTTTATACTGATTGTGATCACTTTAATTTTGGACTCATTTAACAAAATCCAGCCCTCATTCGTTTCCTCGCAGCGACGTGAATGTTAACAGGTACAAAAACGATGCTAAACTGGCTTGACCAGATCTGTGAAGGCTTTAACTTACATTGTTAAAAGATTGTGTGACTGCCAGGAACATCAGGTCTATTGAATTTGAAcaacaaagaataaaaaaaaaaaaagtctctcgtTTAAGATTATTATTTCGATAGTGAAAGGTCTGTAAAATACCAACACAGATCTCATCTACGCTGTCTGCATTAATAACATATATAACTTTATAAGAGTTATATGGTAGAATTCAGCGATTGTTAAATCAATACAGCTAAAGTCTATATAAGTCTATTTGTGTATGACTGTGAATGGGacattgtaaagcgctttggtaacctctaaggttaaaaacaaaaaacagcactATATAAtagcagaccatttaccaacacCCGTGCCGATTTAAATGATTAAAGAAATCTTGACATCATCGGATTTGATTATCCtacaaattaaatcaaaattatATTCTCAAAGCTCATTCGAGCAAAAATCAAGgctaaagtgaggcacttacaatggcagtTAACTTATATTAAACCCGGAAAAATCCCTTAAATGTACATTGATACAGAAAGCATAAAGCAAACACTCAGCtgaggaaaaatatttttaatgattggATCGAAGATCAATATTTTCATCGTTTGTGTAGAAGACTGGGTTAGAAAACCGAACACTGATGGACATCCTCCCTTATGAATTCATTAGAAAAGGACAGAGCTAGTGGGTTACAAACATGCTAAAGATCTGTTTCATCAGAGCACTCCATTAAGCGTGTAATGGGTTTCTCGTTTAAATTTGGAATGGCTTATACAGTAAACTGTATTCATTTCCGGTTTAAGACTGTCAGAGTTGATGTTGAGAGTGGGGAGTGATGGGATTGGTCCTGTGATGTTTCTCCGTTACTGGCCATTCTTCACATTCAACATCCTCTCCTGAAACGTGCAAGTGAACAAGTGCTTCATAagaaataacacaaaaaacaaaacactttttcctcattaaaatgttAAGGTAATTCAGTGTTCTGTACATCATATAAGGGAAGggcattttgaaaatatatatatatatatatatatatatatatatatatctcaatactGGCATCCAAATCTTACATTGCTCTGCTTTCCTCGTATTGTACAAAAGTATTTTTGGGCAACTGTAATTTGTTCATTTGACCTTTGTCTtgttaaatagtttattttcagttttattttttaattagcaGCATTCATAAATAACAGgcagttttctttaaaaatcagtTCCACACAAACTTGGTGCACACTGTTTTCCCCACTACAAAATGTTTACAGAAAtgaattattttaaaagtttaaaatgatGCACATAAATGAGATGAGGGATTAGTCACATCATATGGGCCTACATTGAAATCACATGAGCAGCAGAATAATACTCTCTCGTAACCCTGTTATTAGACAGTTTTGCACAGATCacaataatcatggctgactgcgaGAATACTGATAACGTTAAAAATCGATGCGGCACCCATGCCACTAGGTATCAGTGTAAGACCACCCTAGAGCACATATTTAAGAACTCATGCTGGGGGATTACTCTGTTCAGGaaaaagtgttattagaagaaatgctgATGGTAAAtgctagtctttttatatttgttttttatttcacaagctaaaacatcaaataatgtgttgtactgctttcaatatagcacagggtgaatccaaatgtaaaaaaaaaaaaaatcactctttGCCTTTACTGGCACTTGGGTtgtataatatctatatatatcatgttttataTAGCTCGGCTGGCGATGCAGCAGCCTTATTTTCAGGGCATTTGTGTCACTTTCGGTTCTTTTTTTGCCCACATCCCCATTACggtctgcccctggtgccatgACAGTTGTTAAGTGATGCGTATTTTTGCACCTTGATCATGCTCTCGAGTTTGATGGCGTCAGCAGCAAACTTGCGGATGCCGTCGGACAGTTTCTCCACAGCCATGCGGTCTTCATTGTGCAGCCAGCGGAAGCTCTTTTCATCCAGATGCATCTGCTGCAAGTCATAATCTTTCGCTGGAAACACATGACAGGTATTCACATGAGATCCAGCGGAGTAATGCTTTGATAATGCTGTGATTGGGTTACGCGTTTGCGCTCACCTCCCTGTGGCGTCAGCGAGCACGTCACCGTGCTGTGGTCCTGACTGAGTTCTCCCAGCAGTACAGGTGAGATGGTGAGCAGATCGCAGCCCGCCAGCGCCTTCACTTCTCCAGCGTTTCTGAACGACGCACCCATCACCACTGTACTGTAGTTGAACTTCTTATAGTAGTTGTAGATCTTGGTTACACTCAACACACCTGAGAGGAACACAGTAAAGTCAAGATGCTGACAGACAGCtgcagaataaacatgacattaaAAGAATGGTCTCATAATTCCATCATAAGTAATCGCTTGTAACTATACAtggaataaaatgcaaaaataacatTTGCACATTTGTTACCTTTACTCACTGCTTGATCATATGACAATGTgtatttaaagaaacaaaaatcaCAACCAAATGGTAAATTCCACCAACTTCAGTCTCAGTGTCATTCGTTCGAGAATCAGACAAATcgcaaacaacttttttttccatttccaAAGTGCAATAGCAGTGACGGCTATGAGATTAAATATGATGTTATGATCTTATATCGCCATTTAAAATCAAATGGGATCAACCACCTCAGTGCGTTTGGTTTGTAAAAGTATGTGTGACACATTTTAGTATGgatttttatttcacaaatacCATGAAATGTGAATTAATGTGCATCTTCATTAAACATGTTAAACCAACAATATTCTACCAAATGTCCCAACTAGCCCATCAGAGATGtctgtaaaaattatttcatgCTGAAAGAGGTAGCCGATttgagttcccagcatgcactgcaacttgaataaattatgcagttaATGTTATAGGCTTATTTCTTGCTATTTGCGgactttgttgtttttgttgccaCTGTTATTTAATACTGTAGTTGTGTGGTGATACAAGTTGATTTTCACAGTTATTGAGGTTTGACCTCTATTGTATCTTTGAAGAGAGCGATGTTTTGCAAGGCAGGATATACAACTGTTTGACAGAGGCAAAGATTGCAGTAAAATGAAAGGACTGATAATTGGCTGAACAAGAAATGAATCATTTTTGCATTtagtaaacaaacaaaatcaaattgacTAAAAGCAATGTAACGGAGGACAATTCTTCTAAGAGTTGTCAAAAGAAATCAAATGTTCCCTTGATTTAAGTTTGCTCCACAATTCTTTGTACAGTGACGTTTTCATTTTAATATGTTATTAATATGAGTGctcaggctttagaagtgtgGTATGCGTGTGTATTCATCCACTCATTACATGTACGACTAAATCATGCACGCCTAATAAAACGGGTTTGTCGATAGCTCAAAAAGACCCTACATATTATACCCAtaataatgcatttacaaatatGTACAAAACTTTTGagattatataataattaaaaccaCAGTGCTGCAGAACTGGAAGAGCAGTTGCCTGCTCTGGGGCATCATGGTCACTTAATCTTTAGTGTAATATACATGTGCTGTAAGAGAGGGCAACGTAACAAAGATGTGTGGTTTcttttttgtgtttgattttttaTAAGAGGAAATGAATGGATGCAAGCTTATGGGAATATCGGTTTCATCATTCGAGAACATGCCTGGATCTTCGTGGGGCTCGTAGCTTTTGCGGTCTGTATTCTCCTTGTACCAATCCAGGATTCGACCCACGAAAGGTGAGATGAGTGTGACGTGGGCCTCAGCGCACGCAACCGCCTGAGCAAATGAAAACAGCAGTGTCATGTTGCAGTGGATGCCGTCCTTCTCTTCTAGCTCCCTGAAgacaagacaaacacacagacatcagCGGACGAGTGCTCACGCTTAACATAAACGTATATGAAAAGACAGGAGCATCACCAGACTGTATTACTGTAAACACTCACCGTCCAGCCTGAATGCCCTCCCAGGTGGAGGAGAGTTTGATGAGTATCCGCTCTTTACTGACACCAGCCTCTTCATACAGACAGATTAGTCTCCGAGCTCGACACACCATCTCATCTTTATCAAATGACAGTCTGAAAACGTAACAAGCCATTTGTCTAATGACTATACAAGCATGAACTGGTTCTGTGCACGGTTCATATTACACTACTAACCTTATTCAGAATTTTCCAGACtaaaatgccacaaatgctcatCTGCATGAcaatcacaataaataaaatcagTGCACAACTGAAACGTGATTTTTTTTAGGGTCACAGCTACACTAGCGGTTTCCATGTTACGAATTTCATTTTTGCACAAAATCAGAAATGGTCAAAAACGGTCTGCAAATACAGTTTACATCACTTCTGTTCAAGAGAACAGCATAGTCACTACTGGGGAAACGTTACTTATAATAATGTAATCAATGACTTGTGGTTTAGAGCACACAGACAAAATGCTCTGACGGACCACATGTATGTTAGCGGCAGATGTCTAACGTCTGGGAGTGAAAGTGTGTCTCAGCTCTGGGAGGTGCAATGCTGGGATATTGAGTGTATATGACTTGAGTTAGTCACAtggctttttttttatgtgcatctATATACCTGTATTATTTCTATAGGAAATGAGTTTTCGTTGTAGTTCGCATGTCTTCTTACCGAATAAAACAATTATCAGTCTCAAGCAAGCATGTGTGTTTTTATGCACATTCTGGAGATTTTATTCTCATCTTGGTGCTTCCATCCAGCATTTTCTTTTATGTGATGTctaaaaattaacatgaaaaTATGAACAGAAACCCAGCTTCTGACACACACCAACAGTCAACTGTCAGTGGTCACAGTTGGAAACTGGCATATTCCCCTTTTCCAATGTGTCAATCATGCCAACTTCTGGATCACTATgtgtttgaatttagttttttattaaattaaattgtattttcaaaGATAACAACTGTCGcacagttgtggcatcatttccaccatTGGAGTTTGTTCAAAGGTTAGTGTACTTGTCAGTTAAGTGGTCAAAtctgtcagtgaagagcacgctTGATGAAATATGAGAAGTGATGTTTAAAGAAATCTGCACAATACTtgacactttacaatgaggtttcATTTGATAATATTtccaacattagttaacaagaaCTACTTGAACAATACTTTAATTAAttaaagttaatttcaacatatacactaatcattttttttttttacactaaaagtTGATGCAATATGAACAAACATCAACTGTAATAAAAATGGAAcggttcattattagttcaagtcagaagtttacatacacttaggttgaagtcattaatacgaatttaaccactcaacagatttcattttagcaaactatagtttgagagtcgtttaggacatttactttgttGAATGAcaggagtaatttttccaacaactgtttacagacagatcgtttaacttttaattgactatcacaattccagtgggtcagacgtttacatacaccaagctaactgtacctttaagcagcttgaaaatttcagaaaataaatgtcaagcctttagacaattagcatcTGATacaaggtgtactgaattggaggtgtacctgtggatgtattttaaggcctaccttcaaattcagtgctgatttctttagatttttcccatgatgtcaagcaaagaggcaaagaccttagaaaataaaatgtggacctccacaagtctggttcatcctttggagcaattttcaaacgcctgaatgtaccacgttcatacctccaaagttgtgtcaaaatggcttaaggacaaagtcaaggtattggagtggccatcacaaactcctgacctcaatcccatagaaaatgtgtggacagaacttaaatttttttttttttaaagtgcaagatatgcaaggaggcctacaaacctgaatcagttacaccagtcctgtctggaggaatgggacaattTCAGCAAATTATtgggagaagcttgtggaaggatacccaaaacatttgactcaagttaaacaatttaaaggcaatgctaccaaatactaacaaagtgtattcttctgacccactgggaatgaaagaaataaaggcTGGacgttaaaataaagtagtgatcctaactaacctaagacagggaatgttttgtatgattaaatgtcaggaattgtgataaACTTTCGTTCGAGAATCGTTcaggaattgtgagtttaaatgtatttggctaaggtgtatgtaaacttctgacttcaactgtaacatcaacaaagattaataaatgctgcaagtAATATATGGTTAATTGTTTGGTTCATGATACCCCATGCATTAACTACcaagaatggaaccttattgtaaagtgttactgaatatTTTATGAGTCATTATCAAATTAAGTTGTAATTTTGCCAATTATGCAAAAggtgcaaaaataaaatgttattgtatttaagagacataaaatgttagctttgAAATCAGCTTTAGAAAGCAAAGAGAGTctgtaattttatttgaaaagcattaaaaatacaatttccaGTACAAATTCCATTAAAcaaaatacagaatttgagatgtgaatTTAATTTTCATGACCTACATCTCCCATGATGCACGAACACACGCTGTTGGACATTGTTGGTAGACCAATTATTCTTATACCCACAATCACAAACTGTAGGATTTTTCAAGGTGATAGTGCATGTAGTCACATGACTCTTACCTTGCATCGACCTCAGTGGAAACCCGTCCAGGAATCTTCTTTAAGATCTCCAAACCGAAGCTCACAAACAGCTTGTCCATCGAATTAGTTACCTGCTCTTCCTCAgtgctaaaatgtaaaaaaaaaaaagttagactGTCTATAGTACACCTCGTGTCCTATAGCCCCATTTCTATTGATCTAtactagaccccgaagccgccgccatttgcgccatttagaatttcagccgccgccagccaataattccgtaagccaaattgagctgccatctgataaagtttggctgagccggctagaattatttgcatcaaataataattctatcacatagagacatacacacacgaaatatataaacaatacacgagatctattttcccactggattcataacagccttgtgctcgttgctacaatacacagactcacagtgaattgacgaccaattaaaattgctcgttttccgtacagaagcgatgcatgtttttctcgcacggaggtgaaatggcggaaagaagcaaggtaattttgatctcacttctcacatactttcctaattcctacttacttttttcttaacttaggcctacccagacttttgttaaatcttcagggcacggttgcacaaacacctgaatcaaagactgatgttatgaaccaaatattctggaacggagagatttatagcactgaacgtgatattactgcagtgacaaaccaccgtttccacattgctaattcacgacgcatgcttcagtgtacattgaagtgaaatgtgcaaaactttgtccaaaataacactgataacagtgtgtgtttatattaaggcgagacacggcaggcaaaaacagttttttttttactggtcaattttgagatttttggatatttgtcttcaataacatgtcttctttcagacttgtggtgaaaaaaaagtcagaaatacATTTAGGTCTtcattttactacacttcgtctgtttgcatctgtagatttctcataaaattcaacaaaagtttgcattcttaatcaaggtgtaatatgataagcttcatccatgataatgccaagttattgtatacaacttagcctacatacatttagcctaaacaacacattgtaggctatttgaaaatgtttagtagcatacagactacaaaataaatatgtacatacgttgtgaaagtaaaatctggtgttttctttattacattgtattgcattttgtagaaatatagtgtaagccatgcattgcttggaaatattgagatctagtaaatcagtataacatagacagtggtggacgaagtacacataccatgtacttgagttaaagtaaagatactcaaggtaaaatattacttgagtaaaagtagaagtgctgcctttaaaaattcacttgagtaaaagtacaaaagtatttgccttcaaatgtacttaagtatccaagtactatgatttttttatggccataatgtcctattataatttgtcacaagactcttgcttaactcagtctac
The sequence above is a segment of the Xyrauchen texanus isolate HMW12.3.18 chromosome 29, RBS_HiC_50CHRs, whole genome shotgun sequence genome. Coding sequences within it:
- the taldo1 gene encoding transaldolase is translated as MSVSPDKRRKMESALEQLKKYTVVVADTGDFNAIEEYKPQDATTNPSLILAAAKMPVYQHLMDQAIKYGLANGSTEEEQVTNSMDKLFVSFGLEILKKIPGRVSTEVDARLSFDKDEMVCRARRLICLYEEAGVSKERILIKLSSTWEGIQAGRELEEKDGIHCNMTLLFSFAQAVACAEAHVTLISPFVGRILDWYKENTDRKSYEPHEDPGVLSVTKIYNYYKKFNYSTVVMGASFRNAGEVKALAGCDLLTISPVLLGELSQDHSTVTCSLTPQGAKDYDLQQMHLDEKSFRWLHNEDRMAVEKLSDGIRKFAADAIKLESMIKERMLNVKNGQ